A region of the Pseudomonas sp. J452 genome:
CCTGCTTGCTCCAGCTCCTCCCGCCATCACCGGAATGCAGCACAACGCCGTCGTGCCCAACGGCCCAGCCACTATGCTCATTCAGGAAATGCAGCGCCGTCAGGGTGACGGAAACCGGGACATCGGCCTGTGACCAACTACGGCCATCATCATCGGAGTACAGGATGATGCCGCGCTCGCCAGCGACAACGATCCGTTTGCCGGCATGGTTCGCCGCCAACATGATCGCCCTGGTGGCCTTCGCAGACTTCATTGCAGGCAGATTCAACGGGTCCACCTCGGCTGCTACAGGCCGAACCAGCAACATCAGTGACCACCCGGAAAGCAGTACGGCAACCCGCAGCCACCAAACCAGATCATGTGTTTTTCTTGACATCCATCCACCACTTGAAAGTGAGGGCAAACACCAGCTTGCTATTGATCTCTCCAGCAAGCTGGATGCCGAGGAAAGCTTGAGTGGTTCGTTCACGCGATTCTATGTCGCTATGACGAAACTCAGGCCAACAAACTAGTTGCTAGTTCGCCGCAGGCTCTCCTGTGAATAGAAAGAACGAGGCTTCACTTCATATCTGACGGGCTTTTCCTCATTTGCCAAGAACATGGCAAATGCGCGCCGGGCTTGGAGGTCGTAGTCGATTTGTGCCGCTAGCGATATAAGCTTGACGTCATACAAATTGATTGAATGGTTTTCTTGTACACGCCAGAGACTACCTCGCTGGTCGTACAGATCTCCATGTACGATCGACCAAGTATCCTCATCGAAAAACAGAACCCGCTTAGCATAGACATGTCGCATTCCTGGCTTAAGAGCAGCCTCAACCACCCACACCCTGTGTTTTTCGTACCGCGGAAGATCCTGACTTAGATGGTTTTTATTGACAATATCAGTGTATTTAAGACTTTTATTGGTCAGGTCATAATTATTATAGGAAATAATCATTTCCTTCTTACCAACCAGCTTGAAATCGAAACGATCAGGAGCACCATTAAACATCTCAAAGCTGTCGATGGTGGCTAGGCCATCACTATTGAACTGAGGAGTGTCGTACCCCACGTCCGGCGCGCGAAGAACTCGACGCTGGCCTGGATTGTATGTCCAGGTCTTGCGCTTCTCAGTACTTTCATCGAACACCTCATGTAGGAGAACTGCCTCACCGGCCACATTTGAAGGGCTCAAAGTGCGTTGAAGATAATACACGGCAACACTCGGCGGACCATCTGTAAACACTTTCCCAAAGGTCCTTGATTCGAACCATTTGAT
Encoded here:
- a CDS encoding DUF1329 domain-containing protein gives rise to the protein MPTKQRNCLLARLAIVVWLCSSTAHAETSAQDRDRLGKDLTPTGAEMAGNTDGSIPAWDGGITKAPAGFDPNKGYTNPFASEQPLYTITAENVAQYEQLLAPGQIEMLKRYPSYKMKIYPSHRTLALPQEEYDNIKAEAPGIQAVPNGQGLRNLRKSTVPFPVPKDGLEVVFNHKYRNTGLSLQREFVIFPVQSNGSFTPIKWFESRTFGKVFTDGPPSVAVYYLQRTLSPSNVAGEAVLLHEVFDESTEKRKTWTYNPGQRRVLRAPDVGYDTPQFNSDGLATIDSFEMFNGAPDRFDFKLVGKKEMIISYNNYDLTNKSLKYTDIVNKNHLSQDLPRYEKHRVWVVEAALKPGMRHVYAKRVLFFDEDTWSIVHGDLYDQRGSLWRVQENHSINLYDVKLISLAAQIDYDLQARRAFAMFLANEEKPVRYEVKPRSFYSQESLRRTSN